A region of Rhabdothermincola sediminis DNA encodes the following proteins:
- a CDS encoding ABC transporter substrate-binding protein produces MQKPSPGRAATALVLVLALVAAACNGGRDEGQTPTTGPSGTAGEQEGAFTIDTANCESYKPTQGITEDSITFGSSFPQSGLYAAFAKISVGYEAYFRYLNATEGGVGGKQIKVITRNDEYLPDRTLTNTQELVQNEGVFAMFNVVGTPNNLAIRDELADQCVPNLFVATGSPLWGEVDAYPWLIGSIPSYATESAIFADYLKKNKPNAKVAVLYQNDDFGESYLTAFRAAIEGTDIEVVQTASYNPTDPEPRDQITTLAASGADTALLAATALKCPQSLNLIRESNWNPTIYISATCTSNTVVGLAQPGANDGVLSSIYLKDPSDPQWADDPAMQQFQQYGAQYGISQEDLRNGIVGYGWTMGALLAETLRRSPELTRQAVMQTAYSLQDVQVGLLLPGITINTNGAQDPFPIEQMQIGQYNGQYWDLQGELTSFEGTSGQFVK; encoded by the coding sequence ATGCAGAAACCATCTCCCGGTAGAGCAGCGACCGCGCTGGTGCTCGTCCTGGCGCTCGTGGCCGCCGCGTGCAACGGCGGTCGAGACGAGGGGCAGACCCCCACGACCGGCCCCAGCGGTACCGCAGGCGAGCAGGAGGGCGCCTTCACCATCGACACCGCCAACTGCGAGAGCTACAAGCCCACCCAGGGCATCACGGAGGACTCGATCACCTTCGGTTCCAGCTTCCCGCAGTCGGGCCTGTACGCGGCGTTCGCCAAGATCTCGGTGGGCTACGAGGCGTACTTCCGCTACCTGAACGCGACCGAAGGCGGGGTCGGCGGCAAGCAGATCAAGGTCATCACCCGCAACGACGAGTACCTCCCTGACCGCACGCTCACCAACACCCAAGAGCTGGTGCAGAACGAGGGCGTGTTCGCGATGTTCAACGTGGTCGGCACACCGAACAACCTCGCCATCCGCGACGAGCTGGCCGACCAGTGCGTGCCGAACCTGTTCGTGGCCACCGGCTCACCGCTGTGGGGCGAGGTCGACGCCTACCCGTGGCTGATCGGGTCGATCCCCTCCTACGCCACGGAGTCGGCGATCTTCGCCGACTACCTGAAGAAGAACAAGCCGAACGCCAAGGTGGCGGTGCTCTACCAGAACGACGACTTCGGTGAGTCCTATCTGACCGCCTTCCGGGCGGCGATCGAGGGAACCGACATCGAGGTCGTCCAGACCGCGTCGTACAACCCCACCGATCCGGAGCCCCGCGATCAGATCACCACGCTGGCGGCGTCGGGAGCTGACACCGCGTTGCTGGCCGCGACCGCGCTGAAGTGCCCGCAGTCGCTCAACCTCATCCGGGAGTCGAACTGGAACCCGACCATCTACATCTCGGCTACCTGCACCTCCAACACCGTGGTGGGCTTGGCGCAGCCCGGTGCGAACGACGGGGTGCTCAGCTCGATCTACCTCAAGGATCCATCGGATCCGCAGTGGGCCGATGATCCGGCCATGCAGCAGTTCCAGCAGTACGGCGCCCAGTACGGCATCTCGCAGGAGGACCTCCGCAACGGGATCGTGGGCTACGGCTGGACGATGGGGGCGCTCTTGGCCGAGACGCTGAGGCGCTCACCGGAGCTCACCCGCCAAGCGGTGATGCAGACCGCGTACTCGCTGCAGGACGTGCAGGTCGGCCTGCTCCTGCCCGGCATCACGATCAACACGAACGGCGCGCAGGACCCGTTCCCGATCGAGCAGATGCAGATCGGCCAGTACAACGGGCAGTACTGGGATCTGCAGGGCGAGCTCACCAGCTTCGAGGGAACGAGCGGGCAGTTCGTCAAGTAG
- a CDS encoding enoyl-CoA hydratase-related protein, with translation MDHECLTVERDGPFVTITMNRPERRNALSLRHLEELRAAFREVGESDALGVVLAGRGPVFSAGHDFTEIAGADLAAMRRLLWTCTEVMQAMQSIPQVVVAKVHALATAAGCQLVASADLAVAAESAAFAAPGGKGGWFCTTPMVAIGRSVSRKRALELALTGDPIDARTALEWGLVNAVVPDDQLDAATLDLLRRATRGSAASKALGKQAFYTQIELDQQKAYAYAVEVMAAASQLPDAREGVAAFLEKRPPRFGERR, from the coding sequence ATGGACCACGAGTGCCTCACCGTCGAGCGTGACGGCCCCTTCGTCACGATCACCATGAACCGGCCGGAGCGCCGCAACGCGCTCTCGCTCCGACATCTCGAGGAGCTGCGGGCAGCCTTCCGTGAGGTCGGCGAGAGCGATGCGCTCGGCGTGGTGCTCGCCGGTCGGGGCCCGGTGTTCAGCGCGGGTCACGACTTCACGGAGATCGCCGGAGCGGACCTGGCGGCGATGCGGCGGCTCCTGTGGACCTGTACCGAGGTGATGCAAGCCATGCAGTCGATCCCGCAGGTGGTGGTGGCCAAGGTCCACGCGCTGGCCACCGCGGCGGGCTGCCAGCTGGTGGCCAGCGCGGATCTGGCGGTGGCCGCCGAGTCGGCAGCGTTCGCCGCGCCGGGAGGCAAAGGCGGGTGGTTCTGCACCACCCCGATGGTGGCCATCGGCCGGTCGGTGTCACGCAAGCGAGCCTTGGAGCTGGCGCTGACCGGTGACCCGATCGACGCTCGCACCGCGCTCGAGTGGGGTCTGGTCAACGCCGTGGTGCCCGACGACCAGCTCGACGCGGCCACCCTCGATCTCCTGCGGCGGGCGACCCGGGGCAGCGCGGCTTCCAAGGCCCTCGGCAAGCAGGCCTTCTACACCCAGATCGAGCTCGATCAGCAGAAGGCGTACGCGTACGCGGTCGAGGTCATGGCCGCGGCCAGCCAGCTCCCCGATGCCCGGGAAGGGGTGGCGGCGTTCCTCGAGAAGCGACCCCCGCGTTTCGGCGAGCGGCGCTGA
- a CDS encoding HEAT repeat domain-containing protein has protein sequence MGRIPEGAMGGDQPRPGRPLAETVAKRRLVALAGHRGEPHVARSHLHDGDPVVRATALRALARCRDLPASEIMAASSDPDPVVRRAAAEVLATWEAGQTGQADEPASLLGLLADDDPSTLEMAAWAAGERLPPEEGVVERLAELATGHRDALVREAAVASLGSIGDRRALPAILQAMHDRATVRRRAVLALAPFEGPEVDEALERARSDRDWQVRQAAEDLLAP, from the coding sequence ATGGGCCGCATCCCCGAGGGAGCCATGGGCGGAGACCAGCCCCGGCCCGGCCGCCCGCTGGCCGAGACGGTGGCCAAGCGCCGGCTCGTCGCGCTGGCCGGCCATCGGGGCGAGCCGCACGTCGCCCGCTCGCACCTCCACGACGGCGATCCCGTCGTCCGGGCCACGGCTCTGCGGGCCCTGGCCCGCTGCCGCGACCTCCCGGCGTCAGAGATCATGGCCGCGTCCAGCGATCCGGATCCGGTCGTGCGCCGCGCCGCCGCCGAGGTGCTCGCCACCTGGGAGGCCGGCCAGACCGGTCAGGCGGACGAGCCCGCCAGCCTGCTCGGCCTGCTCGCGGACGACGACCCCTCGACCCTCGAGATGGCGGCCTGGGCTGCCGGCGAGCGACTACCTCCGGAGGAAGGTGTGGTCGAGCGCCTGGCCGAGCTGGCCACCGGTCACCGCGACGCTCTGGTTCGCGAAGCCGCGGTGGCCTCGCTCGGCTCGATCGGCGACCGGCGGGCCCTCCCCGCGATCCTGCAGGCCATGCACGACCGGGCCACGGTGCGCCGCCGGGCGGTGCTGGCTCTGGCCCCGTTCGAGGGCCCCGAGGTGGACGAGGCACTCGAGCGCGCCCGGTCAGACCGGGACTGGCAGGTCCGCCAAGCCGCGGAGGACCTGCTCGCCCCGTGA